Proteins found in one Terriglobia bacterium genomic segment:
- a CDS encoding VWA domain-containing protein — MRKAVVIIVLSLVPLLCYRPALKAQNETLKVDVNLVLVNATVSDMNNRLVAGLDRPNFRLLEDGVEQKVEYFSVEDLPVSVGLIFDATGSMVDKFPAARDAATAFLKTSNPRDEYFLVEFSDTPTLIEDFTTDLARLEKRIFSASAHGLTPLFDAVQMGLEKIKSGRNTKKALLIITDGEDNNSHYSFPDIREFTRHQDVQIYAIGLIGTTRGQTTIRDLVETTGGRAFFPSSPNQLSDICTRIAIELKNQYLLGYRSTNQAKDGTWREIHVDVDPPKGLPPLKVRAKTGYYAATG; from the coding sequence ATGAGGAAAGCGGTCGTAATCATAGTCCTCTCCCTGGTTCCCTTATTATGCTACCGCCCGGCCCTCAAAGCCCAGAACGAAACGCTCAAAGTTGACGTCAATCTTGTCCTGGTCAATGCGACGGTGTCCGACATGAATAACCGCCTCGTCGCCGGCCTGGACCGCCCGAATTTCCGCTTGCTGGAAGACGGCGTCGAACAGAAGGTCGAATATTTCTCGGTCGAAGATCTGCCGGTCAGCGTCGGACTCATCTTCGACGCAACGGGCAGCATGGTGGATAAGTTCCCCGCGGCACGCGACGCCGCAACCGCCTTCCTCAAAACCAGTAATCCCCGCGACGAGTATTTTCTAGTGGAATTCAGCGATACACCGACCCTCATCGAGGATTTCACGACCGATCTGGCGCGCCTGGAAAAGCGGATTTTCTCGGCTTCGGCGCACGGGCTGACACCGCTGTTCGACGCCGTGCAGATGGGACTCGAGAAAATCAAGAGCGGAAGAAACACGAAAAAAGCGCTCCTGATTATCACCGACGGCGAAGACAACAACAGTCACTACTCGTTCCCGGATATCCGGGAGTTCACGCGCCATCAAGATGTCCAGATCTACGCCATCGGCTTGATCGGCACCACGAGAGGCCAAACGACGATCCGGGACCTTGTCGAAACGACCGGAGGGCGCGCCTTCTTTCCGAGTTCACCCAACCAGCTTTCCGATATCTGCACGAGAATTGCGATCGAATTGAAGAACCAGTACCTGCTGGGTTACCGGTCGACGAACCAGGCCAAGGATGGAACCTGGCGTGAAATCCACGTCGACGTCGATCCGCCGAAGGGCTTGCCGCCTCTGAAGGTGCGGGCCAAAACGGGATACTACGCCGCGACGGGATAA